From Lucilia cuprina isolate Lc7/37 chromosome 4, ASM2204524v1, whole genome shotgun sequence:
ACTTTTATCCTTGTAACGGATAGACTACAGCTATTGGTTAAAACAATATATCAGATTAAGACCTCGAATATAAGCAACATGTTTAtcgatcggtggaaaccgcttttAATGCAGTTGTCCACTATATATGTGAATACATCGACTGCAAACTGTATACAATGACGGTCATGTATTGACATCGAAGGAATACTGAATAAATGGATCTACTACATGCTAAGGAAGAGATGAATAAGCTATGGGAAAAGAGTGGTATACATCAATGTGAcatagcctcctaaggaccaTAAACGAGAAACGACTTAGACCTGTGTAAATTACTTGTGTGATACAGAAGTCGCTATGCTTTAGTGAGGAAGAAGACTGACAGAAGACGAAGCTTAGCAGAAGTGGATTTAGTTTCTTCCCTCTTGGCGTTTCATGAGCAACTTTTAGGAAATTTACCAGAATGGAATAAAATTCGTGTATAGATAGTTCACAAACACTTTGGTTCTGGTTAAATATATATGTTGAGATTCGCTAGAATCAGTACCTAACTGTTATCTGGCAAGTTACAATTACTAGtgaatactttattttataactaaaataataaatgttaggATATTcctaaaattataagaaataaacGGGGTTTTACTGTCCTTAGAAGACATTGAGGATACCTTCTTTGCTCAAAAAAGTATGATTGTAACCGAAGACTGAATTATAAAGAGATTaaggtataaatatatatacaggcAGGGGAAACTGCCTACGCTTTGACTTTCAGTATCCGCTGCAGCGTTCGTAAAAGATCTATAAAGTAAGAAGATCCATCAAGGGGCAGATCAACTCTGTCGATTTCTTCAATTACGCTGAAATCGCCAACAGTTTAAATACCAATTGGCATTCATATTTAACTTATCTTCATATGGTACAATAGTAAATCGATATTAAAATAGTCATGTgccaattattttctaaatttgaagGGTTAATCCAAAGATTAAATAGGCTTGCACTGACCCTTTATCATTCACATGCCTTGAAATCTTTGCAaatcttttactaatacttttacACTTTAACTAATCGCAACATCTTCTGCACCTACTTGATAACTATATAACTGAAGTATAAAAAAGTCCTAATAGTGATAGACAAATCATAGTTATAGATCTATAAAAACAACAGTTTCCTCTTCCATGGCACTCATTCTGAGCCCCGCAATTTTCGTCAATTGTagaaaaacattgaaatttCATTAATGGGATATAAAGTTAAACTAAATGCTTAACTTAAACATTACTTTTTTATTCCCCTACTCTTTAGGATAATCGTGTTTTGGCCGAATTAGAGAATCCTAGAACATCAGCTGGTCACTCATCCATGCCCACAAGTTCCATATTGAATACAACAAATAGCGAATTTAAAACCATATCAAAAACAGGTAATTGAAGTGCAACAATTGTAATGGattgtgtataaaaataattcaatgtcTTTTGCAGAACTTGAAGAAGAACTGAATCGTTATAAGCGTGCCGTGCTTGGTGGCAGTAGTGGGATGTCGGGTACAGTGGGCAGTAGTGCCTACACCGGTTACTCGTCCGCTTTAACCTCCACTCTATCCAATGGTGGCGGAGGTGTTAGTGGTACCGGTACTACCGGTGTGGTTTCAAGTCATTCGGGTACCACGTCATCCGGACATGGTCCCGGTTTAACATCCATATCGGCCTTGGTGCCAAATTCAATCGGTGGCATTTCCTCAAGTCTCAGTAGTCATGCTATAACGGCTGCCTCAGCATACGGAGCGGCCGGAAGTGGTGCTGGCACATCGGCCGTTGATAAGCTGTTGAGTGGAACAAGTGGAATCACTGGCATTCCACCATTGCCGGTAAATATTCATACGATGAAGTCTATGCCATCAGCATTAAGTCAGGTAAACTAAACAAATTCTTAAACATtccaacaaaatacaaaaattcgtagaCATTCAAATCGTACAGACATTTTGAAACTGGTTTCAAATTGCCAGTTACTTTAACATTCCACCCGTTAAATGATCATTTAGGATTTATGTATAACTAATCATAGCTAATAAcattattaacatttaacataCTAACAGCTAATTAATATTCGCTACTAACATTTTATTGTTCTCGTGCAGATTTAAATAGTTTCAACGTTCCATGAATTTCATtcgtaaattaaagaaaaaacattttgattttcAGACTTGTATTTGGAATTTGAAACaaggtttttgttaaaaaaatgtttgctacaattattttatttttttttaataattttttatctaaattttttttattatttatgttttggcTTTTTTGCACGTTTATGtttcctttttgattttttattatgtttcgacatttttacaataaagatttacctcaataaaatttttaattgcacttttcttaacaattttgaGATGACTATGGTTTTGAAATAAGTAGTTGGCATCGGtctcaaaatatttaatatggaTCTTATGTCGAGGAAAGACCAATAATGACGGATGAAAATGATCCAGATCCATTCATTACATTCATCTGAATTCCACTTTTGTAAAGTTATGAACGTAACCTCAGACTTATTCATTATAAAGAGACTTCTCGTTCTATTCTTGTTGGAGTCACTGCATAAGGCCAAGGAAGATCAAGGAAAGCCCGATAATGTCAGATTAAAATGTTGTGCAGTTGAAGGGATCTTTTTGTAAAGGAATCACTTTTGTGAAGCAATGCCTGTAATCTCAAACTTATTCATTCTAGAAAGTCTTTTCGTCCTTTTCTCATTGAGTGATTCACTGCCCTCTCAGCACGTTCTGCACTTGTCGGATTCAATCTCTTAACTTTGGTGATATTGTGTTCATTTTCGCAAACTTATATATTCTAGAGAGACTACTCGTTCAGCTCTCGTTGGGGTCACCGCACAAAGCCCATGTTATATTACAGCTCTCTTTGCGACGAACATTATTATCATGTTAGCTGCCAAATACATTCTTTCTTTCCGTTCAATTTATTCCCGAGAAGCCTGGTACCTATATGATGTAGTGCTTACCACTTCAACAATCTTCGGCTATGTTGGCAATCACATTTATTTCACACATTCCATTATAATTCGGACTCTCAATGCTTATATTGGGTTTGctttaatattgtattttacATCGATACATCTTATAGTTCACGACATAAATCCAAAGTTTTTTATCCTTTTTAACATAATGATCTAAATACgtgaaaatttttgtacatgtcGGACACCGGTATATGAACATTGGATGATTACTTCAGCTATGTAAGCTTTGACAATTATGCTTCGTGTAAAGTaatcggtagaccgaagtaTGATTCTGACAAATAAACCAAAGACAAGTTCTTCATTACATTAGATACACTGCTTCTGGTATTAACAGAGTAATTCCTGAAAATACCCTAAGAATGAAGGGAACAAACATCAGCTTTAAACCCTATTCACATTTTTTATTCGACATATCCCCTCGAGTAGACAGATGTGGAAAGGTCTGTATCATCTTGCTTAATCCTTTGTCTTATTAATCTAATATCAACTCATTCTCAACATTTAGTACAAATCCTGAGCCTTTGAATTGATTTATTCCTTCATAAGTAGCTAAATTCTCTTCTCACGATTTGGGTTTAACCGTATACCCCGAAGGGACTTCTCCAATAAACCGCACAAGACAAAGTCCAAAACTCTGCCTTGTGGACCACACATTTCCCTTGGTACCGCATAATTTTGTCTTGCTGGTTAGTTCACGAGTCAAATGATTTCCCCAGTTTATAATTCCGAAAGACTAGAGCTACTGTTTCACCTCATTTCCCCGCAAGGTTAGTTCAGCTTTCCCGGGAAACAGTTTAGCATATTTAATGTTTTCGACGACATTCTGCATCATACATACATGTTTCGGTTGGAAGATTGCTTTTTCTTCCAAGTTTACCATAAATATAAGTTACACTTATATGAAGTTCGCGAGTTATGGTGTGGCAAAATCAGCCTATTTCGTACCAATATTACGTCCATAActttaagtatatacatatattctttgCTACAAACGTCCAATTTTTCCAGctgatattatattaaaatctctTAAACTATTTTTTCGTTTATACTTATTGTTAATAAGCGATATGTTTTCATTTCGcttaatatttggttatttaaaatttttttactattttaatgttcaaaaattatttttattatttttttactattgtttttttcttaattaataacattaaaattgtaatttacttaATGTTTCCTGAGTGTAATTTCGCTTTGAGTGTTTTTCCctgtgcaatttttttttcaaataaaatctttatcTTTAATGTTGATCTGTTTGCATGTTGACAAAATGTTGAAATTGCATTTGGTGAATGTTTTCAACAACTgctttatttaagtaatttaaagcaaatgtatatgaattaaaaatattttaacattttctcgaTTTAGTTTTAAAGCAAAACCATTAATAATGACATTTTgaaaaactgtattttaaaattcctagtaaatttgtttttagaatAGCATAAAAAATACGTATTTAAGATACTTGTTTCTAGTACTAGTAAAGTTTTTTATGCAGtaagcttaccacgtttgttaacgATTAGACAACAAATGTGTATATAATTTAGAATTCGACAACGAGTGTTGTCGTTcgtatgtgtatatattttgacAACGGATGCTTTTGaagaattataaacactttggtatcaatttggtaccagtCGTGTGTATTTCTTTTTCTATCTGTGTAGTTGCTGTTTGGCTAacgaaaaatatgtaaacatcTGTCtgctttctttttattaaataccatTTTACATTCCAAATTTTATCACGGATTTTGATCTGGAACAAGTGTTGGGATCTGGTAGACGATTAAAAATTCGTATTTCTAATCGTAATTTCCGACAGCTACTGTTTCTGAAATATGATCGGGTAATTCGATGTTTGTGAATAGCCCTCCAATAAGTCCATAAAACCTGACGACATGAACTTTGGTAAATTAGCTTAGGAAGCTTTAAATGGCGCCACATATCTTGCACTTAATTGTAATGTGttcagtttaaaatttatttaaatcactCAACTAAAAAAGTGTGACCAttatatttcaatgttttttttttctcgacTCAAAAGTTAGAGAACACGGGCACATAATTCCAGACATCTTCGGTATTATTAAATTCTACTTTGTCTATGTAATAAACTGCTATTAATGCTTCATGGGTTAATGCCCTTATGAAGCTACAATATGTGATTACTTATGATAAAGTCCAAAAATTCCATCCTGTGCTATATTGCCTTGACAAATATctaagaatttttgtatttgtgtgaATAGACAAACCTTCTTTCCTCGATGAGTTGATAGTTAACCCTCTTGGTAGAGCCGAAATGAAACCAGAACTCCAGGCATCATCGGTATTAAATACAAGATCCTTATTGGTTAATGCCCTATAATGCGTGGTATATCTGTAAAAATGTCCTTATCTAGTTCATTTATGATTTTGCTCAAGCTTTGTTTAATATTCTACTTATCATCGACATACAAAAGTTCTGAGTAGAAATCTGGCTAATTTGGAGAAAAGACTtgtctttttatgttttgtatattaatttcCGTAATCTACCTATTTACTTGTTtactttgacttttcgactaatTCTTCTATGACAGCTGTAAAgttaacaaagaaaattatCTGTAACATAGTGTTTATCCTTGGCGGATTTCCACTCATGTTGGGGACAAACGTTTTTGAGTTGGATTCCTTCTTCTATCTTTTTTGACGTTGAGATATATCTATCACTAAACGATTCTGTTAATCGTagattcattataaatttttatcgcTTTCGTCAAATCCCGACGTATGTTAAgcattatttatatacatttatttgctAGACTGATATCTGTAAATAGAACATCCATTAGGTTGGTCCAAAAATAGAAGTTTGCTGATGTTCCCgtcgaaaatgaaaatttagtttattcaccatttaaatataaagatcTCACTTTCAATGACTTAGTACAAATTAGAATTGATATAATTAAGCTTCTATAAAGACTAACATGGTCTGTTTTGGAGGTTAATgaattctcaccagttaggtccttgacaatcagTTTCGTCTATATGTTCATATTTGGTTTTATCTATGTGTTATCAAACACAatgaattgtttaaaagttattcAAAAAATCGCTCAAATAAACATTCCAGAAAGagtagaaaattattattgatcCAATACGACAGATATTATTGAAAGAAGGCTTTTGCTGGATATGGTATTCCTAAGATACTTGATTactgttttttactttaaaagctttttgcatgttaaaattttacttttaaacaaacttaaaatcaaaatcattttatttagtttccGTTTTGAAAATGTGTGTTTGATTGATTAATATTCCCAGAAAAAAAAGATCTCATCATCTCGTTCAAAAATCATGAGCTTTGTATTGTGTCATTAAGTAAAGCTAAACTGTCATCTGCTTCTCTAAAACtgaaatgtcaaacaaaaataacaaaaacaacaacataataataactaaaagtaatagtaaacatttatgtatataatttacatAAGTTGTCAtcagtttttgttgttactgtataacaaacaaactatTTCGTTACTAATTCATtattaattatgtaaaaaaaagatttaacaaaaagcaataatgtataaaaaacttaaaaaagaatttcaatttgatttctcttttttccatttgttttttATCTATATGTGCTGTCATTTTGTTCTCTCTTTTTACTCTTTAtatatctctctctctctccctctaCTCTCTATCTAACTGtaactttatttacaaaacaacgCGTATGAATGATGATGGGGtggaataaatataataaataatttcactcgttttctttaaaattgaaacTACTTATTTCAACCATCTTAAATAAACTGTTTaattttgacaaatattaaaaaaccaaCGACaacttatttatattaattaaattaaaaaaacaatacaattaaactattaaaattgttttttgtccaATATTATCTTTCTCTCACGTTCtctaaatgtatatatttttatactcttatattcaataataatctatatgtgtgtgtgcgtgtatATTTgtctatattattaaaaataataataacaataataataatataaattataataatctctaccgaaacaaaaataataacaaaacaaaaaaactaccattaacttgtgtgtgtatgtgtctgTATGCGTGTctactaaatatttaacaacaaacacaacataaatttaatataaacaaaaaaaaaaacaattgcaaaaaacaaaaactataaacttaatcaattaaaatactatttgaataacaaaaaaacaaaaactactacaaccctacaacaattttatataattcccaaaaatgtgtaaaaaatcattattaactgcctaaaaatatactatactttttactatataaaattataatttttaaaccacTCAATAtgttgatgttgatgatgaataataatattaataatagcgTGGCACAATACAACTATACAATTTACAGAGCACAACTATGCCTATACTCTCGCTGAACTCGCATAATATACCAACTGGCACCAGCAGCTATTCAGCCCTCGGTTTAAGTGGCACGGGCGCCGGTGCTGGTGTACCTCCATTGGGTGCTTCGCTGACCCATCCCACCTTAGGCCTGGACACCGGCACACTGTTGGGTACAACGGGGTTATCTGGTCTGGGTACCGGCTTAGCTGGTACTGCCTCACTTTACGGTTTGGGTTCCGGTGTTGGTGGCATTGGCGCTGGTTTGCCAAGCACCTTTGGTCCTCCTCCTCCCTCATATCTGGATATCGGTTCAACCGCCTCGTATCCTTTCACCTCGGCCGCCATACGTAATGCCACGAAAATGAAAATGCTAGATGAGATCGATATACCGTTGGCGCGCTATGGCAATCGCAGTTCACCTTGCTCACCGATTCCACCCAGTACTTGGGGACTTGATGAATTTCCCGATAGCATGAGCGCCTCAATGATGCATAGTCGTGGCGGTTTAGCTTTAGGACCTATGGACATGGAATGTAAGTACTGTAAGTTGTATTgggatttaaacaaaaatactcgAAATAAATTGTGAATTTGGCTAGTAGTGGAATGTAGAATGCCCTCCTTGTATGAATAACTCGCTTTTCCTACAAATACCCGCTTGTAAACTTTAATGGCTTTTTATTCTTTAGCTCGCAATCACAATTTAAATGGCGTCAGCGAACCACAAGTTGATATGTTGGACATACCAGGCAAGGGACGTTGTTGCGTATTCATAGCCCGTTTTCCATATGATCCACCAGAGTAAGTATGTTTCAAAATTGAATGTTAACCGATGGATGGCTATTGTGTTTTATTCACGGTATTGACCAGGCATGGGATATTCAGTATctgagaaactttttcaaaactttttgtatCGAAAAACACCAAGGTACCCCCAAGACATTTTCGGTACATcttctaactaaaaaaaatttgataaataatcCGCATAGTAGTCAGTAAACCagtttgtagtctatagtctagtctgaggtctagtctatagtctagtctacagtctagtctatagtctagtctatagtctagtctatagtctagtccatagtctagtctatagtctagtctatagtctagtctatagtctagtctatagtctagtctatagtctagtctatagtctagtctatagtctagtctatactctagtctatattctagtctatagtttagtctatagtctagtttatagtttagtctatagtatagtttatagtctagtctatagtctagtatagtatattaatttttaattgtttattaactcaaaaacaaatttttccatGCCTGGTAttaactatagttttgactatggaTATGTCCATTGTCTTGAATATAGTCCAATTATgactataatattaaatatagttcagactaaaatGTCTGTCTTTTCTAAGTCTTCATCTCAATATAGTCTTTTACAGTTATaactatagtattttctatattgTTTACGGTTCTAACTATATGCCTGTCCTGACTATGATCTATTTCCATTCATAGTTCCGGGCTATAATCTAATATAGTCTGAACGATAATCTTgtttacagtcttgactatagacttatctacgGTCCTGACTTTAGTTCgcactatagtatggactagttttgtttattgttcatactatagactttagttcatactatagactcatctcaagttcagattatagtactgatttgtttgtaatttagaCTATAATCTTATTAACAGTTTCATTGTAATTGTATTTGTATTCGTTCTAATTTCAAGCAGAGATGCTGAAGGAGAACTGTCATTGTGTGCGGGTGATTATCTATTAGTATGGACCAGTGGTGAACCACAAGGCGGTTATTTAGATGCCGAATTACTAGATGGTAGACGTGGCCTGGTGCCAGCTTCATTTGTACAGCGTTTAATAGGTAAAAGTTGGCTTAAtctgaattaaatacaaaacaattcaaatattattttttttacttacacAGGTGATGATCTTTTGGAATTTCATCAAGCCGTCTTATCCACTTTGCGTGATGCCGAAGATGGTTCTATGCAATGTGATTCAACATCATTGCCTTCATTGCCACCGCACAATCCATTGCTCACCCACACCCAAGAGGATTTAGCTAGATTAAGTGAAACTCATACTGATCTGGAACACGATCAAGATGATATTAGTGATAATGGTGAGTAATTATGGACGATTTTCTTGGACAccattaattgtttaatattttaaatgtgattttatgtttaacactttacaatttgtttttgcaaaaaaagtaagcattttatttgttttttgaataattattttactatCCATTTTGAGCATTTTAGGCTTGGAAGCCTTTAAAGCTAGATAAATTTCATAACATTCAAGTAGTTTCAAAACTAGATTCTAATTTTTCAATGCAACTAACTGTAATTTGTTTATGGTTTTTCAAACAGTTCCAGCTCCAAAGCATTTGACATTGGAAAGACAACTGAATAAGAGTGTTTTAATCGGTTGGTCACCACCTGAACCCCTGGGCTATAATTTAATTGACAGTTATCATGTCTATGTCGATGGAGTGCTCAAAGTTACTGTTAAAGCAAATGAACGCACACGTGCTCTTATCGAGGGTGTGGACTCTAATAGAGTAAGTTTAGATTTAGAATCATTCTTTTAAGAATAACATGTATTTATCTATCGCATTTCCTTGCCGCTACAGCCTCATCGCATTAGTGTACGTAGTGTAGCACAAAATCGCCAACAATCTCGAGATGCTGCTTGTACTATGATCATTGGTCGTGACACTTCACATTTGGGTCCATCGTCTGTGCGTGCTACGCATATAACGTGTTCATCGGCTGTCATCACATGGCTGCCAGCCAATTCCAATCATCAGCATGTAGTTTGTGTAAATAATGTCGAAGTACGCACCGTAAAACCGGGTGTCTATCGCCACACAATAACCGGTTTGGCACCCAGTACTCAATATCGAGTCACAGTACGAGCCAAACATTTGCGGGCACCTGGTGGTCATCAGCCACCAGGACGTCCTCAAGAGGAGGCTCCCGGAGCATATGCAGATTTCCGTACACTCACAAAAGGGTTGCCTGATCCTCCACAGGTTATATTCTACatgatatatatattttatgaaatttaatttaaattgttgctgttgttgttttctaacAGGATATACAACTTGAGGCTGGTCCTCAGGATGGTACCATTCTAGTGACATGGCAGCCAGTTAATAGGCCCACCTCATCGGGGCCTGTAACCGGCTATTCTGTGTACGCTGATGGTAAAAAGGTAACCGATATCAATTCACCTACGGGAGATCATGCGCTCATCGATATTGGTAAATTGGGTACATTTAATCCCAGAGCCGTAACTATACGTACTAAATCCCGTGAAGCACAATCGGCCGATAGTGCACCCATATTAATACCaagtaagttttaaattttttaaacccttaaaaattttatattaaaaatgtccattttgttttttgcagatTCTGTTCGTAGTGCTGTAGGTAGAAGGGGACCAAATCAAATGGGTATGGGCATGGGTCAACACTTACCCCAGGGACCTCACGGTCCCATGGGCATGCAACAGCAACAGCATATGATGGGTCACCAGGATCCCAATCAATATGATCCCAATCaaatgcagcagcaacaacagccgGGCATGCAACAACAACCCGGcatgcagcagcaacaacagcccGGTCAACAGCAGGGTCAGCAGGGCCAACAGGTATGTGTCGTATTTCGCAGTcttcaaacatttataaattatataaaaaaagaaaacatacattTCTATACCAGCTCAAAATATACccgttcttttttaattttggattttttgtttCAAGTGTTCATTAAATACACTGTAAAATATTCTTTCTACTAACTTTTAACAGTCTCtaacaaaagaacaaaaacagcaaatatttctttttataacatttttattatactaaAAATCAACTTTTACACATGTTTTACTTTCATTCTGGCAACTCTGTACATAATAAATACACtgcaaaaaaagcaaaactttCTCTTTAACAGAAAACTAAAACACATGTTGTGTCTGAAAAAAAGTCTAAtgtctttttattaaacaacaacatcaacaacagccacaacaacaaaacacacactCTCACATCTTTATCTACTCTACaacaaatattgtaatttattttgctTGCACCTTCTTATGAAATTCtttccgatttaaaatattttatataaatcacacacgatttttttctctctaaacGTTTAAGTTCAAAATGATTTCATTTGCATTTATGggttacttttttaattttgttcacaACATTTCAAACTCTACTACTTTTTCTACTCTGCTCTACTACTATTTACTCTTTGCAAGAATtcttctaaacatttttaatctaTGAAAATTTAAGAGAATATATATgagagaaaaatttaagaaactttGAGTAGTTTGATCCTTGTCGAAACTTTTTATCAAACCGCGGTTTAAGCCTGTATacaagtctatatataaaaaattgtaaacaataatcAGCTGTGCTAGTGATGTTATCTTGTATTCTGTACACCCTGGACCAAACTGTgatattttataagattttatataattaagtttaaCATTTAGCAGAGACTTATAGCACTATTTTCTCAAACTACTGGTTGtcaaatttcatatataaatcattttatgaattcgccgcaaaatgaaataaattcacCTTATTATCTATTCACCTTGCTCTATGCCAAACTATATTGACAATTTTATGTGAGTGCATATAGTGTTCCGGGAGAACATGTGTATTTAAGCTGGATATTAGCTTGAACCTATATTGtccaattaaaatattattgggAAAAATCAGTCATAAAGTTTTCTCCAACAAGGTGTTAATGGCAAAAGCAAACTAACTTTTAAGAGACAAGTTTTCGAACATTtctagatcgttttagaataTTACAAGAACACTTGTTCAAAAATAGCTAACTGTGCAAACCTCATTTGGGTTTATTATTATCcctttatgttaaaataatcaTGAACCGGTTATATAGATTTGGATACATCCTCGATATATCCTTTTGCGTTTCTATCATCAAAAGGCTGACAATAGACGTTCTTTGTTAGATCGTCTAATACTATAATAAGAAGCCTGGCTTAGAAACAGCCAATTCTCACGTTTGTAAACCTTTATCTTGTAAACCAGTGTTACTCCAAAACTAAACTTGATATCATTTAGACACTAGACAGAGATTCGATGGTAGATTTCTATATCAGTATAGATTCAATATGTTCCGCATAACCTTTTGTACTTTTATCTTTAGGACGTATACTGCTAATAAGAGACTGACGAATTGGCAAATTGCAAGAACCCTGGATAACAGTGTAAACCTCAATTGGGGCTATAATTGGTCCCTTTATGTTA
This genomic window contains:
- the LOC111675456 gene encoding uncharacterized protein LOC111675456 isoform X15; this encodes MPYETMHHSQQHHHQTSTANGMFDSLSLQLRDAETRRSEIERAHQETLAQIRNLSSSGGRQDIEAIENLQSRARELEKKAALENVHCEELQIELSAAMKSKSSRSSGVTNVGQNIVSSATATSGTSTSVTWAPTIGHHGHHDDQGSEIDIIMAKIEQARLSLANDNRVLAELENPRTSAGHSSMPTSSILNTTNSEFKTISKTELEEELNRYKRAVLGGSSGMSGTVGSSAYTGYSSALTSTLSNGGGGVSGTGTTGVVSSHSGTTSSGHGPGLTSISALVPNSIGGISSSLSSHAITAASAYGAAGSGAGTSAVDKLLSGTSGITGIPPLPVNIHTMKSMPSALSQRGTIQLYNLQSTTMPILSLNSHNIPTGTSSYSALGLSGTGAGAGVPPLGASLTHPTLGLDTGTLLGTTGLSGLGTGLAGTASLYGLGSGVGGIGAGLPSTFGPPPPSYLDIGSTASYPFTSAAIRNATKMKMLDEIDIPLARYGNRSSPCSPIPPSTWGLDEFPDSMSASMMHSRGGLALGPMDMECKYSRNHNLNGVSEPQVDMLDIPGKGRCCVFIARFPYDPPDRDAEGELSLCAGDYLLVWTSGEPQGGYLDAELLDGRRGLVPASFVQRLIGDDLLEFHQAVLSTLRDAEDGSMQCDSTSLPSLPPHNPLLTHTQEDLARLSETHTDLEHDQDDISDNVPAPKHLTLERQLNKSVLIGWSPPEPLGYNLIDSYHVYVDGVLKVTVKANERTRALIEGVDSNRPHRISVRSVAQNRQQSRDAACTMIIGRDTSHLGPSSVRATHITCSSAVITWLPANSNHQHVVCVNNVEVRTVKPGVYRHTITGLAPSTQYRVTVRAKHLRAPGGHQPPGRPQEEAPGAYADFRTLTKGLPDPPQDIQLEAGPQDGTILVTWQPVNRPTSSGPVTGYSVYADGKKVTDINSPTGDHALIDIGKLGTFNPRAVTIRTKSREAQSADSAPILIPNSVRSAVGRRGPNQMGMGMGQHLPQGPHGPMGMQQQQHMMGHQDPNQYDPNQMQQQQQPGMQQQPGMQQQQQPGQQQGQQGQQGYPPGQQQQRMMRPPGVQGMQQQQQQPYGPQGPMGPQQRFPGQRGPAPPGQMQPGGPMQQGMMPGQTQPGMQPGGMQGQMQGAMGLRGPMSQQQQMQQQQQQQQMQQGQMMPGQQGLTPQQQQQQQQQQQQQQQMAAAAQKKPRYFVAMFDYDPSTMSPNPDGCDEELPFQEGDTIKVYGDKDADGFYWGELRGRRGYVPHNMVTEVDDGTGQMGQMGGQMPQQPGGGTGQVMPGQVGTQQSMRNVSRDRWGDIYANMPVKRMIALYDYDPQELSPNVDAERKAASSGGRGGLFGGIFNNILPTFTQDTSTSRWQVELSFKTGEIILVYGDMDEDGFYMGELDGVRGLVPSNFLAEAPDTYSNQMMPGGGPAGRGGLASQRGRGQGPGARGPPPPPRDNMMPGMAGPRGPQGKNARPASPTLLDNTGHPAPDHQTQGMIGRGGNVAGMQQQQQPYGQQQTQMGQQQQQQQQLQQQQQMGGMGQMGQMGQQGMMGQQQPMGQQGQQQMNQMGQQMGQMGMMGQQQQQPGQQMGQMGMMGQPQQQQQQQQQQQPPPVSQPSGGLLSGATSLLSGATSAATGGLFGSKQPPKQDPMQPQGGAQPTQQTSTGLGGLFGGGQQQQQQQQQQQQQQPQQQQQQQQQPQVPPQGQQPPPQSQGPGAGLLGGLKGIAAAAPGGDVLSKGKDLFGKFGFGFGK